The following coding sequences lie in one Fimbriimonadaceae bacterium genomic window:
- a CDS encoding ABC transporter substrate-binding protein, whose amino-acid sequence MKFNAIWKPTLGVMALSIAAFGVIGCNGKTADNGGSTTPDGGTASAAKRPAPTGAGNTDSGSGPIKVGLVASLNGELKPWGADSQAGALLALEEFNAAGGVDGRMVDLMIEDSNSKPEQGKTAAEKLMSNGALAVIGEVSSGITAQMAQATFEKGVPLVAVGATRTDVTDIGANVFRVCYIDDFQGPVMAKFAYEALGKRRVGIMTDIKQPYSTYLSKSFAAYFKKLGGEVVAEENYESQQTQFSSQLKALKDKNPDCLFLSGYFTEVGPIIRQASEQGIDVPYVGGDGWDSREIITNAGAAIKNGYFCNHYNNDEDREEVKAFLAAWKKKYNSTPATTMGALGYDATMLVLQSLKTAAATGTLDSKSLMAAIDNTENFPGVSGSITLKGKNGNPEKRALVVGLDPVSEKQVFKKAYDYFEPK is encoded by the coding sequence ATGAAGTTCAACGCAATTTGGAAACCGACGCTCGGTGTAATGGCATTGTCCATCGCCGCTTTTGGCGTCATCGGATGTAATGGGAAGACAGCAGACAACGGAGGCTCAACCACACCAGATGGTGGAACAGCCTCTGCCGCAAAGCGCCCAGCTCCCACTGGTGCAGGCAATACGGACAGTGGCAGCGGCCCGATCAAAGTCGGCCTTGTCGCTAGCTTGAACGGTGAGCTCAAACCATGGGGGGCGGACAGTCAAGCGGGAGCGCTGCTTGCTCTTGAAGAGTTTAACGCGGCAGGTGGAGTAGACGGCCGCATGGTCGATCTCATGATTGAGGACTCGAACTCCAAGCCTGAGCAAGGCAAAACAGCTGCCGAGAAGTTAATGTCAAACGGCGCCCTTGCGGTGATCGGTGAAGTTTCGAGCGGAATCACCGCGCAGATGGCACAAGCAACCTTTGAGAAGGGAGTTCCGCTTGTAGCCGTTGGCGCAACCCGAACCGACGTGACCGATATCGGCGCAAACGTCTTCCGAGTTTGTTATATCGACGACTTCCAGGGTCCGGTTATGGCCAAGTTCGCCTATGAGGCCCTCGGCAAGCGAAGAGTCGGCATCATGACCGACATCAAGCAACCGTATTCGACCTATCTCAGCAAGAGCTTCGCTGCCTATTTCAAGAAGCTCGGTGGAGAGGTTGTCGCAGAAGAGAACTACGAGTCACAGCAGACGCAATTTAGCAGCCAATTGAAAGCGCTTAAGGACAAGAATCCTGACTGTCTGTTCCTGAGTGGCTACTTCACAGAAGTCGGCCCAATCATTCGTCAGGCGAGCGAGCAAGGCATTGACGTGCCGTATGTCGGTGGCGACGGTTGGGACAGCCGAGAGATTATCACCAACGCTGGCGCTGCGATCAAGAATGGCTACTTCTGCAACCACTACAACAACGACGAAGATCGCGAAGAAGTGAAGGCTTTCCTTGCTGCATGGAAGAAGAAGTACAATTCAACTCCAGCAACAACAATGGGAGCCCTCGGATACGACGCCACAATGCTTGTCCTTCAGTCACTGAAGACGGCAGCAGCAACCGGCACACTCGATTCGAAGTCACTGATGGCAGCCATCGATAACACCGAGAACTTCCCTGGCGTTTCTGGTTCAATCACTCTCAAGGGTAAGAACGGCAACCCCGAGAAGCGCGCTCTTGTTGTTGGCCTTGATCCGGTCAGTGAGAAGCAAGTCTTCAAGAAAGCCTACGATTACTTCGAGCCCAAGTAA
- a CDS encoding branched-chain amino acid ABC transporter permease — MYDLTNTVAGLNFSALPQTLTNGILNGAIYALIALGYTMVYGVLRLINFAHGEVFMLGAYVALLTSYALGYGPAASGDPTNPLLSLAIMLLLSMTICAIIGVLIERFAYRPLRSQPRIASLITAIGVSLLLQYGGALFLPVSPPPSIKETVNPPEFRKPVTIVLTQPDEKITQTIADLKPAYEEAKQKWEAQKKIEKDEFELTPEGEAIRSEFQEKERAYSGAVREADTSSNKIIVPTGKLIMLSTSMFLMVILWYLVTRTRAGRAMRAVSHDFDSAALMGVDVNKIVTLTFVIGSSLAGAGAMMLASFQGTPLTTFFGLQPGVKAFVAAVLGGIGNIPGAVLGGLLMGVAEDMVIWAGYSEYKDAVALVILIIVLLFRPGGILGSSKVEKV, encoded by the coding sequence ATGTACGATCTGACCAATACCGTGGCAGGGCTGAATTTTTCAGCTCTGCCACAGACTTTGACAAATGGGATTCTGAACGGTGCGATCTATGCCCTGATCGCTCTCGGCTACACGATGGTCTATGGCGTTTTGCGCCTCATCAACTTTGCCCACGGTGAAGTTTTTATGCTGGGAGCCTATGTGGCACTGCTCACTTCCTATGCGCTGGGATATGGCCCTGCGGCCTCTGGCGACCCCACCAATCCTCTGCTCTCGCTTGCGATCATGCTTTTGCTTTCGATGACGATCTGCGCGATCATCGGCGTCTTGATCGAACGCTTCGCTTACAGACCGCTGCGAAGCCAACCACGAATCGCCTCCTTGATTACCGCAATCGGCGTATCGCTCCTGCTGCAGTACGGTGGGGCGCTCTTTCTGCCGGTCTCTCCACCCCCGAGCATTAAAGAAACGGTCAATCCCCCCGAATTCCGAAAACCCGTTACCATCGTCCTAACGCAACCCGACGAAAAAATTACCCAAACAATCGCGGACCTCAAGCCAGCTTACGAAGAAGCCAAGCAGAAGTGGGAGGCCCAGAAGAAGATTGAGAAAGACGAGTTCGAACTGACTCCAGAAGGCGAAGCGATCCGCTCTGAGTTCCAAGAGAAAGAACGCGCTTATTCCGGCGCAGTCAGAGAGGCCGACACAAGTTCAAACAAGATTATTGTTCCAACTGGAAAGCTAATCATGCTCTCCACGTCCATGTTTCTCATGGTCATCCTCTGGTACTTGGTAACGAGAACCCGTGCCGGTCGAGCCATGCGCGCCGTGTCGCACGATTTTGATTCTGCAGCCCTAATGGGCGTCGATGTCAATAAGATCGTCACGCTTACTTTTGTGATCGGTTCATCGCTCGCCGGCGCTGGCGCAATGATGCTGGCAAGTTTCCAGGGCACGCCCCTAACCACTTTCTTTGGCCTACAACCCGGCGTAAAAGCATTTGTCGCCGCCGTTCTCGGTGGTATCGGCAATATCCCCGGAGCGGTCCTCGGCGGGCTTCTCATGGGAGTTGCCGAAGATATGGTGATTTGGGCTGGCTATAGCGAATATAAAGACGCCGTAGCGTTGGTCATTTTGATCATCGTCCTGCTCTTCCGACCCGGTGGAATTCTCGGATCCTCGAAGGTGGAGAAAGTCTAA
- a CDS encoding branched-chain amino acid ABC transporter permease produces MFFLKRFGSIAIGLLVCLAIDAIAGGMDDFSRRLIILAGLYVTLSVSLNLINGITGQFSMGHAAFYQVGAYASGYFAVTFYGKIPWLTGPMWIIAMMGVSAIAAAIAGLIVGLPSLRLKGDYLGIVTLGFGEIIRIIVQNQEVIGGSYGMNVQPKFPVLFGGTGTSGVWMVWVLAFICIAVCRNLLKTVHGLPFLAVREDEVASSAMGVNVTKMKVIAFLIGSSFAGAAGALLAHYEGFLTPTMFTMDVSFIILTMVVLGGTGSITGSALAAAVLFYLPEKLRDLPPVPVAYIAGGIVSVLLMVSVMKRISITYHGPKGKGALLYFGTFFGAAALSFVLGLILSAVPSIAQMEAIEANRLRMVIFAGTLIILMLLRPQGVLGHHEFSWTWVRRVLGIKNRPSKAVSA; encoded by the coding sequence ATGTTCTTTCTCAAACGATTCGGATCCATTGCGATTGGGCTCCTTGTGTGTTTGGCGATTGATGCCATCGCTGGGGGTATGGACGACTTCTCAAGGCGTCTAATCATCCTTGCCGGGCTCTACGTCACCCTTAGTGTCAGCCTGAACCTTATCAACGGCATCACCGGCCAGTTTTCGATGGGCCATGCAGCCTTCTATCAAGTTGGCGCTTACGCCTCTGGTTACTTTGCTGTGACCTTCTACGGGAAGATTCCTTGGCTTACCGGCCCGATGTGGATCATCGCGATGATGGGTGTCAGCGCGATTGCGGCTGCAATAGCTGGCTTAATCGTAGGACTTCCCTCGCTGCGGTTAAAGGGCGACTACCTGGGAATCGTCACCCTCGGATTTGGCGAGATCATTCGTATCATCGTCCAAAACCAAGAAGTGATCGGTGGAAGTTATGGGATGAACGTCCAGCCAAAATTCCCTGTGCTGTTTGGTGGAACAGGCACATCGGGAGTTTGGATGGTGTGGGTTCTCGCCTTCATATGTATCGCCGTTTGCCGCAACCTGCTCAAGACCGTCCATGGACTTCCCTTCTTGGCAGTTCGTGAAGACGAAGTGGCGAGCTCAGCGATGGGTGTGAACGTCACCAAAATGAAGGTGATTGCCTTCCTTATCGGTTCATCGTTTGCGGGGGCAGCGGGGGCGCTTCTTGCCCACTATGAAGGCTTCCTCACGCCGACGATGTTCACGATGGATGTTTCGTTTATCATTCTCACCATGGTCGTTCTTGGTGGAACGGGTTCAATCACGGGATCGGCGCTTGCCGCGGCTGTTCTCTTCTATCTGCCTGAGAAACTTCGCGACCTCCCCCCAGTCCCGGTTGCCTACATCGCCGGAGGAATCGTAAGCGTACTGCTAATGGTTTCCGTCATGAAACGGATTTCAATCACCTATCATGGTCCGAAAGGAAAAGGGGCTCTCCTCTACTTCGGAACGTTCTTTGGGGCGGCAGCACTTTCGTTCGTTCTTGGCCTTATCCTGAGCGCCGTACCGTCAATTGCACAGATGGAAGCGATCGAGGCCAACCGCCTGCGAATGGTGATCTTCGCCGGAACACTGATTATTCTGATGCTGTTGCGTCCACAGGGAGTTCTCGGACACCATGAATTCAGCTGGACGTGGGTTAGGCGGGTCTTGGGAATCAAGAACCGCCCATCTAAGGCGGTGTCGGCATGA
- a CDS encoding ABC transporter ATP-binding protein — translation MSVLELKAATIRFGGLVAVNEVSFKIEQGDMFGLIGPNGAGKTTCFNLITGVYTPTSGDVIFNGKRINGTPPNKIAVLGISRTFQNIRLFKSLSVLENVLVGAFLRHKSSLGSALAYLPGAINESAQLRKNAMELLEVLDLADVASARSADLSYGKQRRLEIARAMATNPQLLLLDEPAAGMNPQEKDELRQTVLKLRNDFKKTILVIEHDMRFVMNLCEKIVVLDHGEEIAYGPPADIRNNPKVIEAYLGEAV, via the coding sequence ATGAGCGTACTTGAACTAAAAGCCGCGACAATTCGGTTCGGCGGACTCGTTGCCGTCAACGAAGTGAGCTTCAAGATCGAGCAGGGAGACATGTTTGGGCTGATCGGGCCGAACGGGGCAGGAAAAACAACCTGCTTCAATCTCATCACTGGTGTCTACACACCCACTTCTGGCGATGTGATCTTCAACGGCAAGCGGATCAATGGAACGCCGCCGAACAAGATTGCGGTACTTGGCATCTCCCGCACATTCCAGAATATCCGGCTCTTTAAGTCGCTCTCAGTGTTGGAGAATGTACTCGTCGGGGCTTTCCTACGGCACAAGTCCTCGCTTGGAAGCGCCCTTGCCTATCTTCCAGGAGCCATCAACGAGTCAGCACAGCTTCGTAAGAACGCAATGGAACTGCTAGAGGTACTGGACCTTGCCGACGTTGCCTCTGCACGGAGCGCAGACCTGTCCTACGGCAAGCAGAGACGTCTTGAAATCGCGAGAGCTATGGCAACGAATCCACAACTGTTGCTGCTCGATGAACCTGCTGCCGGTATGAACCCTCAAGAAAAGGACGAGCTAAGGCAAACCGTTCTCAAGCTCCGCAATGACTTCAAGAAGACCATTCTCGTCATTGAGCACGACATGCGATTCGTGATGAACCTTTGCGAGAAGATCGTGGTGCTTGACCACGGCGAAGAGATTGCTTATGGCCCGCCCGCCGATATCCGCAACAATCCCAAAGTGATTGAAGCTTATCTCGGCGAAGCCGTTTAA
- a CDS encoding DUF1579 family protein: MRTYLIILVIALLAPLVVSQQPQQPPVHPKMKELEFLLGAWKGDLKYEIGEASFSGPVIFKFEKVLDGTYVQVTVENDLKTQGVVKGIGMLAFDGKKQKFAMFTFANGGMDGAAPREETGAVEGSKLSLETGANSVIGQLRQSWERKGDEISYVLEMRQGDKYLPIATATVKLAKS, translated from the coding sequence ATGCGAACATATTTGATCATTCTCGTTATTGCATTGCTTGCGCCATTGGTCGTCAGCCAACAGCCGCAGCAACCTCCTGTACATCCAAAGATGAAGGAGCTTGAATTTCTGCTGGGTGCTTGGAAGGGTGATCTGAAGTATGAGATCGGGGAGGCCTCCTTTAGCGGTCCAGTCATCTTTAAGTTTGAAAAAGTCCTTGACGGAACATATGTTCAGGTCACCGTCGAGAACGATTTGAAAACACAAGGAGTCGTGAAAGGAATCGGCATGCTTGCTTTCGACGGAAAGAAGCAGAAGTTTGCCATGTTCACCTTTGCCAACGGGGGCATGGATGGTGCAGCTCCCCGCGAAGAAACGGGTGCAGTTGAGGGTAGCAAGCTCTCTCTCGAAACGGGTGCAAACTCCGTCATTGGGCAGCTGCGACAGTCTTGGGAGCGGAAGGGGGATGAAATCTCTTACGTACTTGAAATGAGGCAAGGCGACAAGTACCTGCCGATCGCAACGGCGACAGTAAAGCTGGCGAAATCTTAG
- a CDS encoding alpha-ketoacid dehydrogenase subunit beta yields the protein MSPVTEHAAAVKKNYLTAINEALLEEMSTNPDMICIGEDIGLLGGAFGVTDGLQSKFGASRVMDAPISEAAIVGSSVGMALNGKTVMAEMQFIDFISCGFDQIVNMMATYHYRTAGEVNLPIVLRGPAGGYGGGALYHSQMNEAWFAHSPGIKIICPSTPYDAKGMMKSALRDGNPVISYEIKQLYRLNQIAEELPDEDYTVPLGKAAIRREGSDVTMVSYGQNVYHCLQAADKLAEAGVHAEVIDIRTLVPLDEDTILESLAKTNRIVVVNEAARTCGFAGEIVARISDLGFEYLDAPPLRVTRLDTPVPWVQPLESFVLPSVDQVVEACLRVVKY from the coding sequence ATGAGCCCAGTTACTGAGCATGCAGCAGCAGTCAAGAAGAATTATTTGACCGCGATTAACGAAGCTCTGCTTGAAGAGATGTCCACCAACCCGGACATGATCTGCATTGGTGAGGACATCGGCTTGCTTGGTGGCGCCTTTGGTGTTACAGACGGTCTTCAATCCAAGTTCGGCGCTTCGCGAGTCATGGACGCACCGATCAGCGAAGCTGCGATTGTGGGATCGTCAGTTGGAATGGCGCTGAACGGCAAGACCGTGATGGCAGAGATGCAGTTCATCGATTTCATCTCGTGCGGATTCGATCAGATCGTCAACATGATGGCGACGTATCACTACCGCACAGCTGGCGAAGTGAACTTACCTATTGTTCTGCGTGGTCCAGCAGGCGGCTACGGCGGAGGCGCCCTTTATCACAGCCAGATGAATGAGGCGTGGTTTGCCCATTCACCGGGAATTAAGATTATTTGCCCCTCTACCCCTTACGACGCCAAGGGGATGATGAAGTCGGCGCTGCGAGATGGCAACCCTGTCATCAGCTATGAAATCAAGCAGCTGTATCGACTCAATCAGATTGCTGAAGAGCTGCCCGATGAGGACTACACCGTTCCGCTCGGCAAGGCTGCAATCCGACGTGAAGGTTCGGACGTGACCATGGTCAGCTATGGCCAAAACGTTTATCACTGCCTTCAAGCCGCCGATAAGCTTGCCGAAGCAGGCGTTCATGCCGAAGTCATCGACATCCGAACTCTCGTTCCGCTCGATGAGGATACGATTTTGGAATCGCTGGCGAAAACGAATCGTATCGTGGTCGTCAACGAAGCGGCAAGAACATGTGGCTTTGCTGGCGAAATCGTAGCCCGGATATCCGATCTCGGATTTGAGTATCTGGACGCTCCTCCATTACGGGTGACACGTCTTGATACGCCGGTACCGTGGGTTCAGCCCCTTGAGAGCTTTGTTCTTCCTTCGGTAGACCAGGTTGTTGAAGCCTGTCTGCGAGTTGTGAAGTACTAA
- a CDS encoding thiamine pyrophosphate-dependent dehydrogenase E1 component subunit alpha translates to MDNASELLTKDQQLEMLMHLYLARYFDVRLIKEKKRGRLKGTLYSSHNQEAIIVGSIYGLKGTDWISPIHRDMPMFFLKDAAGGRLRDPERYGMSIEEVCGQVWGKVTSPGRARDNWSHIGSKRAKIIHSTSMLAGTIPVAAGVVYADRLNGGDSVALTFNGEGSTAQGVFHEAINFAAVHKLPMITVIENNQWAYGTPTNLEYPLEDFARRADGYGIPGLVADGQNVFDVYDKVMWAVEYARAGNGPSIIECKTFRAYGHGDHDDDRAAKYRPKDEVDDGRSRDPIAVAKRLLLEKGVINQAQSDNHMAEGKSAAEVRDDDFPEEVVAYLKQGVESAVGAPLPSAEEGGMWVFKGDEA, encoded by the coding sequence GTGGACAACGCAAGCGAACTGTTGACCAAGGATCAGCAACTTGAAATGCTGATGCACCTTTACTTGGCCAGGTATTTCGATGTCCGCCTCATCAAGGAGAAGAAAAGAGGACGCTTGAAAGGCACCCTTTACTCCTCCCATAACCAAGAAGCCATTATCGTTGGCTCAATCTACGGACTGAAGGGCACCGACTGGATCAGCCCGATCCACCGCGACATGCCCATGTTCTTCCTCAAGGATGCGGCAGGAGGCCGTCTGCGTGACCCAGAGCGGTACGGTATGTCTATCGAAGAGGTTTGCGGGCAGGTTTGGGGCAAAGTCACCTCTCCGGGCCGTGCAAGGGACAACTGGTCGCACATCGGCAGCAAGAGGGCAAAGATCATCCACAGCACCTCCATGCTCGCGGGCACGATCCCGGTCGCTGCAGGTGTGGTTTATGCCGACAGATTGAACGGGGGAGATTCCGTCGCCTTGACCTTTAATGGCGAGGGCTCGACAGCCCAAGGCGTATTTCACGAGGCCATTAATTTTGCCGCAGTCCACAAGCTCCCTATGATTACCGTCATCGAGAATAACCAGTGGGCTTATGGTACACCGACGAACCTTGAGTATCCGCTTGAGGACTTCGCTCGTCGCGCCGATGGGTACGGAATTCCGGGTCTGGTCGCCGATGGTCAAAACGTTTTTGATGTTTACGACAAAGTCATGTGGGCAGTCGAGTACGCCCGCGCTGGGAACGGTCCAAGCATCATTGAGTGTAAGACCTTCCGAGCGTATGGACACGGAGACCATGATGATGACCGCGCTGCAAAATACCGACCGAAGGACGAAGTTGACGACGGTCGATCTCGCGACCCGATCGCGGTAGCAAAAAGGCTCCTCCTTGAGAAGGGCGTGATCAACCAAGCGCAGAGCGATAACCATATGGCAGAAGGGAAGAGCGCGGCTGAAGTTCGCGATGACGATTTCCCCGAAGAAGTGGTCGCTTACCTCAAACAGGGCGTCGAGTCCGCCGTTGGAGCGCCGCTACCTTCGGCTGAAGAAGGTGGAATGTGGGTTTTTAAGGGAGACGAAGCATGA
- a CDS encoding thioredoxin family protein, translating into MRKLKWTLGVAAIAVLALAQGGSQLLGGYNKAMTEAQTLKATYTLQVLGGTANQYSIDFSKPNLARIETQAETIVADGKFVTRYDKKTNTYYKDAQTPALLSEVMSDDAFNVWAPFFDEKALKPVSSKSLGSKNRKGMTLNTVEATFGGGKVMTLYINSEDNTVRQAELKYKDMEKPVLMDTKSFEIGAKAGDASMYAFKAPAGAQELTMDQRMSAKWYYDLDEAMKDAARSGRKIFCDFMASWCGPCKLLDREVLQTEDFKQEYSKNFVFLKIDVDQQPAVSQKYGITAMPTQMILDKDGNVLGKVVGYGGPQGFYNFINQYR; encoded by the coding sequence ATGAGAAAGCTTAAATGGACCCTTGGGGTAGCGGCAATCGCCGTGTTGGCGCTTGCACAAGGCGGCAGCCAGCTCCTGGGCGGCTATAACAAGGCAATGACCGAGGCACAGACCCTGAAGGCAACCTATACCCTCCAGGTTCTTGGCGGCACGGCCAACCAATATTCAATCGACTTTTCAAAGCCGAACTTGGCCCGGATTGAAACGCAGGCAGAGACAATCGTCGCTGATGGCAAGTTCGTCACGCGATATGACAAGAAGACGAACACCTATTACAAGGATGCTCAAACACCTGCTCTGTTGAGCGAAGTGATGAGCGACGATGCCTTCAATGTTTGGGCACCGTTCTTCGACGAAAAGGCGCTTAAGCCCGTAAGCTCCAAGAGCCTTGGCAGCAAGAACCGAAAAGGCATGACTCTCAACACTGTTGAGGCAACTTTTGGTGGCGGCAAGGTCATGACTCTGTACATCAACTCGGAAGACAACACAGTCCGACAAGCTGAGCTCAAGTACAAGGATATGGAGAAGCCCGTTCTTATGGACACCAAGTCCTTCGAGATCGGCGCGAAGGCAGGCGATGCCTCCATGTATGCGTTCAAGGCGCCCGCTGGCGCTCAAGAGCTTACGATGGATCAGCGCATGTCGGCTAAGTGGTATTACGACCTTGATGAAGCGATGAAGGATGCGGCCCGAAGCGGACGCAAAATCTTCTGCGACTTCATGGCGTCGTGGTGCGGCCCGTGCAAACTGCTCGATCGTGAAGTGCTGCAAACCGAAGATTTCAAGCAGGAATACAGCAAGAACTTTGTTTTCCTCAAGATCGACGTCGACCAGCAGCCCGCCGTCTCCCAAAAGTACGGCATCACGGCTATGCCCACGCAGATGATTCTCGACAAGGACGGCAACGTGCTTGGCAAGGTTGTCGGCTACGGCGGCCCGCAGGGCTTCTACAACTTCATCAATCAGTATCGGTAA
- a CDS encoding glycosyltransferase family 39 protein: MDWKRWLILILLFHFGLALVYSTITPYRTAGILRFQGGAPAQDIGAPDERQHANYVQHLLDGKGFPVFKPGSPDLYETYQSHQPPLYYLLSAGIAKVTGQTDVEERSTGLVLRGLNALLGALAIAGIFFIGLWGFRNESIGLLAAAFAALLSMNVALSAAITNDVLLIALCTWALALGARASRDGWTLSSGLLVGLLAGLALLTKTSAIALLPALACLFLIRRDTGKLKLEIKPLAAAVGLMIVLAAPWWVRNQNLYGDPLAMKAFDQAFTGTAKPTDLIVSQLIQTDPRFNAAASQIVESKPDITPRQLNEEVVRKEGLPASAVYDYTIRWTGWWTFRSFFGVFGYMDIFLPSPLYAVLGLCLLGLLISNILGRRRSEVQEAAIVRLALSVFFIVVLLLFIRFNIQYFQAQARYLLPAIASIAIAVGCGVTAIPKFKQTLALGVLGAIMIGLNIYILTTLPSEFERRVQTATAGLSGTVLLRQDV; the protein is encoded by the coding sequence ATGGACTGGAAACGCTGGCTAATTCTCATTTTGTTGTTTCACTTCGGGCTTGCTCTTGTTTATTCGACAATCACACCTTATCGAACTGCAGGAATATTAAGATTTCAAGGTGGCGCTCCCGCTCAGGACATCGGAGCACCCGACGAGCGTCAGCACGCGAACTATGTCCAGCATCTGCTCGACGGCAAAGGCTTCCCCGTTTTCAAACCAGGCAGCCCCGATCTCTACGAAACGTATCAGAGCCACCAGCCTCCTCTTTACTATCTGCTGTCCGCTGGAATCGCCAAGGTAACGGGCCAAACCGACGTCGAGGAGAGATCAACGGGTTTGGTTTTGAGAGGGCTGAACGCGCTTCTTGGCGCACTGGCGATAGCGGGCATCTTCTTCATCGGACTTTGGGGATTTCGCAACGAGTCTATCGGGCTGCTGGCCGCTGCATTTGCTGCGCTCCTCTCGATGAATGTCGCGTTGAGCGCCGCCATCACCAATGATGTTCTCCTCATCGCCCTGTGCACATGGGCCTTGGCACTTGGGGCTAGAGCATCAAGAGATGGCTGGACCCTTAGCTCAGGCTTGCTTGTTGGTCTGCTGGCAGGGTTGGCTCTGCTCACCAAGACGTCAGCAATAGCGCTTCTTCCGGCTCTTGCATGTTTGTTCTTGATTAGGCGAGATACTGGCAAGCTCAAGCTTGAAATCAAACCCTTAGCAGCCGCAGTTGGATTGATGATTGTCCTTGCGGCACCCTGGTGGGTGAGAAACCAAAATCTCTATGGCGACCCTCTAGCGATGAAGGCGTTCGATCAAGCCTTCACCGGGACAGCCAAACCAACCGATCTCATCGTATCCCAACTCATCCAAACGGATCCACGATTTAACGCAGCCGCTAGCCAAATCGTCGAATCCAAGCCCGACATCACACCGAGACAGCTTAATGAGGAGGTCGTTCGCAAAGAGGGATTGCCTGCTAGCGCAGTTTACGATTATACGATACGATGGACGGGCTGGTGGACGTTTAGGAGCTTCTTTGGAGTGTTCGGCTACATGGACATCTTCCTGCCTTCCCCGCTCTACGCGGTGCTGGGGTTGTGTCTCCTTGGATTACTCATCTCCAACATCCTTGGTCGAAGAAGGTCCGAGGTTCAGGAAGCTGCAATTGTGCGACTTGCCTTATCCGTTTTCTTCATCGTCGTTCTTTTGCTCTTCATCCGCTTCAATATCCAATACTTCCAGGCACAGGCAAGATATCTCCTGCCTGCGATTGCGTCTATCGCCATTGCCGTCGGCTGTGGGGTCACTGCGATTCCGAAGTTCAAGCAAACCCTCGCCCTTGGAGTCTTAGGAGCGATCATGATAGGATTGAACATCTATATCTTAACGACCCTTCCTTCGGAGTTTGAGAGACGGGTTCAAACTGCGACAGCGGGTCTATCGGGAACCGTTCTTTTGCGTCAGGACGTATAA
- a CDS encoding sigma-70 family RNA polymerase sigma factor encodes MSVILDKSRTGGFDEDLILVERFLGGDSDSFESLYTKYFDKVFAIARGILFDVEEATDAVQEIFTLVYRNLHKFDRRAKFSTWLFRIAVNRSIQETRKQKHRPRTTELDEAIAQSIQESPISSDPRVETAMAQLVPQDRAILILFYWEELSLNEIADSIGCNANAAKTRLYRARERFRALYEETE; translated from the coding sequence GTGTCGGTCATTCTTGACAAATCAAGGACAGGCGGGTTCGACGAGGATCTCATTCTCGTCGAACGTTTTCTCGGTGGTGATAGCGACAGCTTCGAGTCGCTCTACACAAAGTACTTCGATAAGGTCTTCGCGATCGCGCGTGGCATTCTCTTTGACGTTGAAGAGGCTACAGACGCTGTGCAGGAGATTTTTACACTCGTCTATCGCAACCTTCATAAGTTCGATAGAAGGGCGAAATTCAGCACCTGGCTCTTTCGGATTGCCGTTAATCGCAGCATTCAAGAAACGCGCAAGCAGAAGCACCGCCCCCGAACTACTGAGCTTGACGAAGCCATCGCTCAGAGCATTCAAGAATCGCCTATCAGCTCCGATCCAAGGGTGGAGACAGCGATGGCCCAACTGGTGCCACAGGATAGGGCGATCCTGATTCTCTTTTATTGGGAAGAGCTGTCCTTAAACGAAATCGCCGACAGCATCGGCTGCAACGCAAACGCCGCCAAAACACGGCTTTACAGGGCGCGGGAGCGCTTTCGAGCGCTTTACGAGGAGACCGAATGA